TGCAGCCGTTGCCTTCGACTTCCGAATACTCCTGCAGGGTCACATCCGGCAGTGCATCACCAACCTTGATCATGGCGTCATCTCCTCGTGGGTGGAAAAACGAAAACGGCCCACATTGTGGGCCGTTTCCAGGGGCTGCGCAGGCGTCGGCTTAAACCGCGACGGCCTTCTCGACCAGGCGGGTCGCGACCCAGTTCTTGGTCTTGGAGATGGGGCGGCTCTCGGTGATCTCGATGAGATCGCCGACGTGGTACTCGCCCTTCTCGTCGTGCGCGTGGTACTTGCTCGACTTGGCAACGATCTTGCCGTAGAGCTCGTGCTTGACGCGGCGCTCGACCAGGACCGTGACGGTCTTGGCGCGCTTGTCGCTCACCACCTTGCCAACGAGGGTGCGCTTGAGGGAGGTCTTGGCTTCCGTCATGGGCTAGTCCTTACTTGGTGGCGGATTGCGCGCGCTTCTGGGCCAGGATGGTCTTGGCGCGCGCGATGTCGCGGCGCGTGACGCGCAGCGAACCGGTGTTGGTCAATTGTTGCGTGGCCTTCTGCATGCGCAGCCCGAAGTGGGCGCGCTGCAGGTCCTTGACCTCGTTCTCGAGGCCGGCAACATCCTTCTGGCGCAGGTCGGCAGCTTTGGTCATGTCTTCTCCTTAAGCGCCGATCATGCGGGTGACGAAGGTGGTGCGCAGGGGCAGCTTGGCCGCGGCCAGCTTGAACGCCTCGCGCGCCAGCTCCTCGGGCACGCCCACGATCTCGTACAGCACCTTGCCCGGCTGGATCTCGGCGACGTAGTACTCGGGGTTGCCCTTGCCGTTGCCCATGCGGACCTCGGCAGGCTTCTGGCTGATCGGCTTGTCCGGGAACACGCGGATCCAGATGCGGCCGCCACGCTTGACGTGGCGCGAGATGGCGCGACGCGCGGCTTCGATCTGGCGCGCCGTGAGGCGGCCGCGATCGGTGGACTTCAGGCCGAAGTCACCGAACGCCACCGAGTTGCCCCGGGTGGCGATGCCGGTGTTGCGGCCCTTCTGCTCTTTGCGGTATTTGCGGCGAGCGGGTTGCAGCATGTTTACTCTCCTTTACCGTCGGCCGCGGGAGCG
The sequence above is drawn from the Ramlibacter pinisoli genome and encodes:
- the rplP gene encoding 50S ribosomal protein L16, giving the protein MLQPARRKYRKEQKGRNTGIATRGNSVAFGDFGLKSTDRGRLTARQIEAARRAISRHVKRGGRIWIRVFPDKPISQKPAEVRMGNGKGNPEYYVAEIQPGKVLYEIVGVPEELAREAFKLAAAKLPLRTTFVTRMIGA
- the rpsQ gene encoding 30S ribosomal protein S17; translated protein: MTEAKTSLKRTLVGKVVSDKRAKTVTVLVERRVKHELYGKIVAKSSKYHAHDEKGEYHVGDLIEITESRPISKTKNWVATRLVEKAVAV
- the rpmC gene encoding 50S ribosomal protein L29; this translates as MTKAADLRQKDVAGLENEVKDLQRAHFGLRMQKATQQLTNTGSLRVTRRDIARAKTILAQKRAQSATK